Sequence from the Fibrobacter sp. genome:
ACGAGAGCTGCATAGCATCGCTCATGAACCGCCTTGTGGAAGAGAACGAGGACTTCCAGCCCATGAACTTCAACTTCGGGCTGCTCCCCCACCACGAAGGCCTTAAGAAGAAGAACAAGAAAGAGATTCTTGCCGCCCGCGCCGAAGAAGCTGTAAGGAAATGGATCGCTGACAGGAAATTGATCTAGCAAATGAAAATCGCACCCCAGAGGGGTGCGATTTTCATATCGAGGGAACCAGATTGCGGCTTGGCACTTCGTTTCGCGCCGCCCTCCGGGCTTGCGCTAGCGCAAGCTCAAAAACACCTTTACTTTCGCTTCGCTCAACGGTGTTTTTGCCGAACTGACTTCACAGTTCGATCTGGCCCCGTAATACACAAAAGACCCCCTGAAGGGGGTCTTCTGTGTATCGGGGTAGCCAGATTCGAACTGACGACATTCTGCTCCCAAAGCAGACGCTCTACCAGGCTGAGCTACACCCCGAGCGCTACAAATATAGTAATATTTCTAGCAAAATCGACAGAGCTTATGTCAATCTTTTACTTTATTTCTTTATGCAGCGCACCGCGACAAATTCACCGTTTTCCCTTGGATCACTGAATGCGCCACTGACATCCGATTCGAACATACCATTCCTGACGTAAACGCCCTCTTCGAGCCAGAAGATATTGTACGGCGACAGAGACATTCGATCCCCATAGGGTTCCACGAGGCCATCCGTCCTTAGCGACAGCCCGAACATGTCTGAATCCGGATCATCACTCATGATCCTTACGAATATCTTCTTAGCAAAAGCCCGCCATTCGTCGCCGTCTTTTTCTGTAAATTCCTTCAAATCATCCTTGGTCGGCAGGCGCCATCCATCCGGACAAACCTTCTTGGACACATTGACTGTATAGAATCGGCTCGCCCCGTCGCAGTACTCGTTTTCACTCGGGTGCTGCTTCCTATTATACCTCGGGTCCTTCGCGCTCTTTTCCACAACTTTTGCACACAAACTCTGGTTCACGAAAAGCGTATCGGAACTGTCGTAATAATCTATGTCCTGCGCAAGCCAGGTCTGCCCATTATAAACGGTAGTCTTGTACACATGCCCGTCGCGCGAGTCCGTAAACGTCCCGTATTCAAAATCGGGATTGAAGAAGTACTCCGCCGGCATGAACGCCGATAGGTCAATATCGTACCAAATCCCTTCATGGCATACATAGACCCCGTTCGAAAAGGTCATGGCACCGTTTTCCGTACACAGCAAGCCGCCCTTTTCCCGGTTTGCCATTTCCATGGTAATCCACGAACCGTTCTCGCAGATAAAATGGTCGTTCCCGATGGTAATGACCGTATCACCGACGCTCTCGTCGCAGTAGGGCATAGCGGCGCACTTACGCCAGATATTGCGCATGATGGCGAGAGGATGGGAAATTTCTTCTTCGCTGTAGATGCATCCCAAAGGCATAAACTTAAAAGGAAGTCCATCCAGGCTGGCATAAGGAATCGAATCGATGCAGAAGTTTTCCGGTTCGAGCAC
This genomic interval carries:
- a CDS encoding FISUMP domain-containing protein, producing the protein MNRYLMVLGAFLLFACTESSNISGTTEIENTMAQGTSSGELVSSSAAESSSGLAMSSMTVTYSSSVTGSSSSLMVRSSSSSLEATSSSSSGIDIPPPAGCRPAPLVEQATYGVLDNFISKRVEALEGQGLENGAAKDSATEELFRELGLDMLFYDSLMFGGYPGFVDYMLEYTLYYLYKDRYDSRTLSLALVEDFADGVLEPENFCIDSIPYASLDGLPFKFMPLGCIYSEEEISHPLAIMRNIWRKCAAMPYCDESVGDTVITIGNDHFICENGSWITMEMANREKGGLLCTENGAMTFSNGVYVCHEGIWYDIDLSAFMPAEYFFNPDFEYGTFTDSRDGHVYKTTVYNGQTWLAQDIDYYDSSDTLFVNQSLCAKVVEKSAKDPRYNRKQHPSENEYCDGASRFYTVNVSKKVCPDGWRLPTKDDLKEFTEKDGDEWRAFAKKIFVRIMSDDPDSDMFGLSLRTDGLVEPYGDRMSLSPYNIFWLEEGVYVRNGMFESDVSGAFSDPRENGEFVAVRCIKK